One region of Trichosurus vulpecula isolate mTriVul1 chromosome 1, mTriVul1.pri, whole genome shotgun sequence genomic DNA includes:
- the LOC118833882 gene encoding 60S ribosomal protein L12-like, with the protein MPPKFDPNEIKVVFLRCTGGEVGATSALAPKIGPLGLSPKKVGNDIAKATGDWKGLRITVKLTIQNRQAQIEVVPSASALIIKALKEPPRDRKKQKNIKHNGNITFDEIVNIARQMRHQSLARDLSRTIKEILGTAQSVGCNIDGKHPRDVIDDINSGAVECAAS; encoded by the coding sequence ATGCCGCCCAAGTTTGACCCTAATGAAATTAAAGTCGTGTTTTTAAGGTGCACAGGTGGTGAAGTTGGTGCCACATCAGCTCTGGCCCCCAAAATTGGTCCCTTGGGTTTGTCTCCCAAAAAGGTTGGTAATGACATTGCCAAAGCAACTGGTGACTGGAAAGGGCTAAGAATCACAGTGAAACTTACCATTCAGAACAGACAGGCCCAGATTGAGGTTGTGCCTTCTGCCTCAGCCTTGATCATCAAAGCCCTAAAGGAACCTCCTCGggacagaaagaagcagaaaaatattaaacacaatgGAAACATCACTTTCGATGAGATTGTCAACATTGCCCGACAGATGAGGCACCAATCTTTGGCAAGAGATCTCTCTAGAACCATTAAAGAGATACTTGGAACAGCCCAGTCTGTGGGCTGCAACATTGATGGCAAACACCCTCGTGATGTCATTGATGACATCAATAGTGGTGCTGTTGAATGCGCAGCAAGTTAA